A portion of the Granulosicoccus antarcticus IMCC3135 genome contains these proteins:
- a CDS encoding polysaccharide lyase, translating to MASSLLCLALGSVYAVRHPHIADNVVGPGSLLESALAKLPFVDKAMCVGLPRSPMPFDVINKTTLEQWVPSLRYTTNPQHLSIDTGPKGHPALRQRFIPSERGSFRVVASINLEPRRSYEVEQSVMFEPGFQWGSEVESGKFGFGFAGGSAPTGGKVENDGFSVRLMWKGNYDGSASVGAYVYSVDRTMNLPYGDEFVFPDFTIPTGDWFQVKMRLTTNSSHEASDGQLQVWINDKLLFDRSGIQWQSEGEQPVIDDLLFSTFHGGNTAQWSPQNVVYARFSDICVFKTDAPTPEEP from the coding sequence ATGGCCTCTTCGCTTCTTTGTCTTGCACTGGGCTCCGTGTACGCGGTTCGCCATCCCCATATCGCAGATAACGTCGTAGGCCCCGGCTCACTACTGGAAAGTGCGCTTGCGAAGCTGCCCTTTGTTGACAAGGCAATGTGCGTCGGCCTACCGCGATCGCCGATGCCATTCGACGTGATCAACAAGACAACACTTGAGCAATGGGTACCGTCCTTACGTTACACGACCAATCCTCAACACCTCTCCATTGACACGGGACCTAAAGGTCACCCGGCCTTACGCCAGCGCTTTATCCCCTCAGAAAGAGGTAGTTTTCGAGTAGTCGCCTCGATCAACCTGGAGCCTCGCCGAAGCTACGAAGTGGAGCAATCTGTCATGTTCGAACCTGGCTTCCAGTGGGGTAGCGAAGTTGAAAGCGGCAAATTCGGCTTCGGCTTTGCTGGCGGCAGCGCCCCCACTGGCGGAAAAGTGGAGAACGATGGGTTCTCGGTCCGTTTGATGTGGAAAGGCAACTATGATGGTAGTGCCAGCGTCGGCGCCTATGTCTACTCCGTAGACCGAACAATGAACCTGCCTTATGGCGATGAGTTCGTGTTTCCGGATTTCACTATTCCGACAGGTGACTGGTTCCAGGTGAAGATGCGCTTGACCACCAACTCCAGCCACGAGGCTAGCGACGGACAACTTCAGGTCTGGATCAACGATAAACTTCTGTTTGATCGAAGCGGCATTCAATGGCAGTCTGAAGGTGAACAACCCGTGATAGATGATCTGCTCTTCTCAACATTCCACGGAGGCAATACCGCGCAATGGTCCCCGCAAAACGTTGTCTATGCTCGATTCTCTGATATCTGCGTATTCAAGACCGACGCACCGACACCTGAAGAGCCCTAA
- a CDS encoding O-antigen ligase family protein, translating into MQSSEGSGDSRQRRRKKRSSSWYTRFLSFGFFSRTWRRLEAISHWPTLTALPLFSYMFLGSVFFLAVIQGLTDINSYTVFWVPDTATDDGAELSAELFKQKLQALSYLLTFFLMMFRMRDMIAFFKRERTLLFLIFVLLLTAVASDYPDRVIINVIHLSLGIFATWLYFSDERRQRNVVYSACIITIAPLMLTLGGGFLLFFAHENGTIAAILDGQRYSGLAGNPNSLGGVCIAAAWATFGLMSQTRFKTRKMMWLMLVLGVVMFNAWSTGSATTLSIISSLALMMIGHRFYGSLGKKGRAAIILGGTTLVFIVLLVLVIQQSADDYAEAATGAVGKDMTLTGRTDLWGVAWDAFMQRPILGWGYDNHQTVMEAPAFGVPYNHYHNGYMDSLVSGGVFFGAAIIFSYGAYFLRYLSLSSRVTNAFPLLVAIAAVSVQNMTEYSLFRSNTAIWQIYFISFMAVAVMTVKPRKRSKPTSVRSQQVRPSARRLRW; encoded by the coding sequence GTGCAGTCTTCAGAGGGTAGTGGTGATTCCAGGCAGCGTCGTCGCAAGAAGCGTTCGAGTTCCTGGTACACAAGATTTTTGAGTTTCGGATTCTTCTCTCGCACATGGCGCAGACTTGAAGCCATCTCTCATTGGCCGACGCTGACGGCTCTGCCACTGTTCAGCTATATGTTTCTGGGCTCGGTGTTTTTTCTGGCCGTTATTCAAGGCTTGACTGATATCAATAGCTACACCGTGTTTTGGGTGCCAGATACTGCCACAGATGACGGTGCGGAATTGTCTGCAGAATTGTTTAAACAGAAGCTTCAGGCACTCAGCTATCTATTGACGTTTTTTCTGATGATGTTTCGAATGAGGGACATGATCGCCTTCTTCAAACGTGAAAGAACGCTTTTATTCCTGATATTTGTGCTGCTGTTAACCGCAGTCGCCAGTGACTACCCCGACAGGGTCATCATCAACGTGATTCATTTGAGTCTGGGTATTTTTGCTACCTGGTTGTATTTCAGTGATGAACGTCGGCAACGCAATGTTGTCTACAGTGCCTGCATTATCACTATTGCGCCCTTGATGCTGACCCTGGGAGGAGGCTTTCTGTTGTTTTTCGCACATGAGAACGGCACCATCGCAGCTATCCTCGACGGTCAACGTTACAGCGGTCTTGCTGGGAACCCTAACTCACTGGGTGGTGTCTGTATTGCGGCCGCCTGGGCCACATTTGGATTAATGTCCCAGACGCGATTCAAAACCAGAAAAATGATGTGGCTGATGCTTGTTCTGGGTGTCGTCATGTTCAACGCATGGAGTACGGGTAGTGCGACTACGCTATCGATCATCTCTTCCCTGGCTTTGATGATGATTGGTCACCGGTTTTATGGGTCGCTTGGCAAGAAAGGCCGAGCCGCCATCATTCTTGGTGGTACAACGCTGGTCTTTATCGTGTTGCTGGTGCTGGTTATTCAGCAGAGCGCTGATGACTACGCCGAGGCTGCGACAGGTGCTGTAGGCAAGGACATGACACTGACCGGTCGAACCGACTTATGGGGGGTGGCGTGGGATGCGTTCATGCAACGCCCGATACTCGGATGGGGTTACGATAACCACCAGACCGTTATGGAAGCACCAGCATTTGGTGTGCCTTACAACCACTATCACAATGGCTATATGGACAGTCTGGTATCGGGAGGGGTGTTTTTCGGGGCAGCTATAATATTCAGCTATGGTGCATATTTCTTGCGTTATCTATCACTCTCATCGAGAGTCACTAATGCATTTCCATTGTTAGTGGCGATTGCGGCTGTGTCTGTTCAAAACATGACTGAGTATTCCTTGTTCAGAAGTAATACGGCCATCTGGCAGATCTACTTCATCAGTTTCATGGCAGTTGCCGTGATGACGGTCAAGCCGCGCAAGCGGTCCAAGCCCACCAGTGTGCGCAGCCAGCAGGTACGGCCCTCTGCTCGCCGCTTACGCTGGTAG
- a CDS encoding VanZ family protein has protein sequence MSVIVNIGEMIFALLNRRIVNVLLGGVILIVLFAGLRPYASYSDEWVSFNSQANQTEFGYYGLATGKLDDAVSIAIWQQSIEISMTVQLSRPPDNRFQVLTQIDSPGSVDPLIIGQWQSNLIIMSGRDYRSEFKFPRLSADLSANSADLSANIDTAIDVVVILTPDMTSLNVNQQLIAQGPAIPFNQAPDRISIGNAPDGGHGWTGSLQHFQLQSTTPGRTRAQYQFDKDNFPAIAESDDGTNSLVVPEPGHFPDRAWIGALRINDLFHGNLFDVIINFLGFTPFGFLMCAALPRRNRSYSGLQNVCLTILTGFLLSLAIESAQSFIPGRSPHVHDLLLNTLGTAAGAISLLIMLKLWRRIRTTASAEHPPTRNPESSENP, from the coding sequence TTGTCAGTCATTGTAAATATCGGCGAAATGATATTCGCATTACTTAATAGGCGGATAGTCAATGTGTTGCTTGGCGGCGTCATTCTTATTGTACTGTTCGCCGGCTTGCGTCCGTATGCCAGCTATTCAGATGAGTGGGTTTCGTTCAACAGCCAGGCAAATCAGACGGAGTTCGGGTACTACGGCCTGGCTACCGGGAAGCTGGACGATGCCGTCAGTATAGCGATCTGGCAGCAATCAATTGAAATTTCCATGACGGTGCAGTTAAGCCGCCCCCCTGACAATCGTTTCCAGGTTCTGACACAAATCGACTCCCCTGGCAGTGTCGACCCCTTGATCATAGGGCAATGGCAATCCAACCTCATCATCATGAGTGGGCGCGATTATCGCTCCGAGTTCAAATTTCCACGACTGTCTGCAGATCTATCAGCAAATTCTGCAGATCTATCAGCAAATATAGATACGGCCATCGATGTTGTTGTCATTCTTACCCCCGATATGACCTCATTGAATGTCAACCAGCAGTTGATAGCTCAAGGCCCGGCCATCCCTTTCAATCAAGCTCCTGACAGAATCAGCATTGGCAATGCTCCGGACGGCGGCCATGGATGGACAGGCAGTCTTCAACACTTTCAACTTCAAAGCACAACGCCAGGCCGAACACGTGCTCAGTATCAGTTTGACAAAGACAATTTCCCCGCCATTGCCGAGAGCGACGATGGCACAAATAGTCTGGTCGTGCCTGAGCCGGGGCATTTCCCGGACAGGGCCTGGATCGGCGCATTGCGAATCAATGATCTATTTCATGGCAACTTATTTGATGTCATCATCAATTTTCTGGGATTTACACCTTTTGGCTTCCTGATGTGCGCCGCACTACCCCGGCGTAATCGAAGCTATTCCGGCCTTCAGAATGTTTGCCTCACTATTCTCACCGGCTTCCTGCTAAGCCTGGCCATTGAATCCGCGCAATCATTCATACCTGGCCGCAGTCCTCATGTGCATGACCTGCTGCTGAACACTCTGGGGACAGCAGCAGGCGCCATCAGCCTGCTGATTATGCTCAAGCTCTGGCGAAGAATCAGGACTACTGCTTCTGCGGAGCATCCTCCAACCAGGAATCCAGAGAGCTCAGAAAATCCTTGA
- a CDS encoding glycosyltransferase family 61 protein — protein sequence MISLRHAVSLGVALRERTKDLLLPALPVVPVEHLQVTKIELSAFHSSVPFNPELYQRWSEGREQDTLDESVSPAVLKTDFEYEGLILNNGRILSDGITHVSIFGADNRLQKDYSTHHQLKPLEVLKRAPARVIAGTTLNLCAPLSTVQGNFAHWLTDALGRWILLEDCATESVQIDQFLIPPNKSAFRESLRVLGVADDRMVELSLHEAMEFERLVCVSRPRGYSSNVVPGWLIEGYRTRLGSFMSEPAAANQRLYISRKDAGSRKFRQEDTLVAELEQRGFKSVEMSSLGLREKAELFSQATDVIGLAGAGMMSVMFSPPDTRVVELYPSNFLSYMFATISAALGHEHHTYIFKNNSKKRWLHQGSGGEFDLDLKDFLSSLDSWLEDAPQKQ from the coding sequence GTGATAAGTCTACGACATGCTGTCAGTCTGGGTGTTGCGCTCAGGGAACGAACAAAAGATTTGTTACTTCCGGCGCTGCCCGTTGTTCCCGTGGAGCATCTGCAGGTAACCAAGATCGAGCTGTCGGCGTTCCATTCCAGCGTACCGTTTAATCCAGAGCTGTACCAACGCTGGTCTGAAGGTCGGGAACAGGACACGCTGGACGAGTCTGTCAGTCCGGCAGTTCTCAAAACCGACTTCGAGTATGAGGGACTCATTCTGAACAATGGCCGTATCCTCAGTGATGGGATTACTCATGTGTCGATATTCGGTGCAGACAACCGACTGCAAAAAGACTACTCGACGCATCATCAACTCAAGCCGCTCGAGGTATTGAAGCGAGCGCCTGCAAGAGTGATAGCGGGCACGACCTTGAATCTGTGTGCCCCGTTATCGACAGTTCAGGGTAATTTTGCTCACTGGCTGACTGACGCTCTGGGGCGATGGATATTGCTGGAGGATTGCGCAACTGAATCAGTTCAGATTGATCAGTTTCTGATACCACCGAACAAATCTGCGTTTCGTGAGAGTTTGCGGGTGCTGGGTGTGGCCGATGATCGGATGGTGGAGTTGTCGCTTCATGAAGCGATGGAGTTCGAGCGTTTGGTGTGTGTATCGCGTCCGCGCGGCTACTCATCCAATGTGGTACCCGGCTGGCTCATCGAAGGCTATCGTACGCGACTGGGCTCCTTCATGAGCGAGCCTGCGGCTGCGAATCAACGCTTGTACATCAGTCGCAAAGACGCAGGCTCTCGTAAATTTCGTCAGGAAGATACGCTGGTCGCAGAGCTGGAGCAGCGTGGTTTCAAATCCGTGGAGATGTCATCACTGGGTCTTCGGGAGAAGGCAGAACTTTTCTCACAGGCAACCGATGTCATTGGGCTGGCAGGTGCCGGCATGATGTCTGTGATGTTCAGCCCACCGGATACAAGGGTTGTTGAGCTTTATCCCTCAAATTTTCTTAGCTATATGTTTGCCACCATCAGCGCTGCATTGGGTCATGAGCATCATACGTATATCTTCAAGAATAACTCCAAGAAGCGGTGGCTGCATCAAGGCTCTGGTGGAGAGTTTGACCTGGATCTCAAGGATTTTCTGAGCTCTCTGGATTCCTGGTTGGAGGATGCTCCGCAGAAGCAGTAG
- a CDS encoding polysaccharide lyase, giving the protein MTSKHVVNRSCMLLVLAGSGLATTMAYAIDAPKDLRGTEVAQSAVKWEWASVPGAVYYEITVDDSYKGITRETLYISRDLWQGDHSMVVRAVEANGNSSVSTETAKIGVNDKFNASSVSRSTVVVGTEQTANYDYDIVPVRRNSTASDDDTDNSVSTIELAANDVHQACLPIQDEPVPFGQVNKAMMQHWMPDLRYIVNPQHLSIDTGFENQSAIRQKFEPTNIGSDRVVASIDITGQQTYALSQSVLFEDGFDWGGTSESGKFGFGLGGGSTPTGGDARDDGLSARLIWQGNGDGTAGLGVYAYSADRSQNLPWGDVFNVENFQIPVGEWFRITLVVTANSTVNSHDGSLSVLLDNEVVMWKDNIQWQGSGVFPEVDQLIYSSFYGGNTAAWAPDYTTHARFSNVCLSAEAG; this is encoded by the coding sequence ATGACAAGTAAGCATGTTGTAAATCGTTCTTGCATGTTGCTTGTCCTGGCAGGATCAGGACTTGCGACCACGATGGCTTATGCTATTGATGCCCCCAAAGATCTTCGTGGCACTGAGGTGGCACAATCAGCGGTGAAATGGGAGTGGGCCAGCGTTCCTGGTGCTGTTTACTATGAGATCACCGTAGACGATAGCTACAAGGGTATTACTCGAGAGACTTTATATATCAGTCGTGACCTTTGGCAGGGTGATCACTCGATGGTTGTGCGTGCTGTTGAAGCCAACGGTAATTCATCGGTCAGTACCGAAACGGCCAAGATTGGTGTTAATGACAAATTCAATGCTTCATCTGTCAGTCGCAGCACGGTCGTTGTCGGGACTGAGCAGACGGCCAATTATGACTACGACATCGTACCTGTCAGACGTAACAGCACAGCATCTGACGATGATACTGATAACAGCGTGAGCACAATCGAGCTGGCGGCAAATGATGTTCATCAAGCCTGCCTGCCAATTCAGGATGAGCCAGTCCCATTTGGTCAAGTAAATAAGGCGATGATGCAGCACTGGATGCCTGATCTTCGCTATATCGTCAACCCACAACACCTCTCTATAGACACCGGCTTTGAAAACCAGTCTGCAATCAGACAGAAGTTTGAGCCTACAAATATCGGCTCGGATCGAGTGGTTGCTTCAATCGATATAACCGGGCAGCAAACTTACGCATTAAGCCAGTCAGTCTTGTTTGAAGATGGATTTGATTGGGGTGGTACCAGTGAAAGCGGCAAATTCGGATTCGGACTCGGGGGCGGATCAACACCAACGGGCGGTGATGCTCGCGACGATGGCCTGTCGGCCAGATTGATATGGCAAGGTAACGGAGACGGTACAGCGGGATTGGGTGTTTATGCGTATTCAGCCGACCGGAGCCAGAACCTGCCATGGGGGGATGTTTTCAATGTGGAGAATTTCCAAATCCCGGTTGGCGAATGGTTTCGAATCACTCTCGTAGTGACAGCCAACTCAACAGTCAACAGCCATGATGGTTCATTGAGTGTACTGCTGGATAACGAAGTCGTGATGTGGAAAGACAATATTCAATGGCAGGGATCAGGTGTTTTTCCTGAAGTAGATCAACTGATCTACTCCTCGTTCTACGGCGGTAACACTGCTGCCTGGGCGCCAGACTACACGACACACGCCCGATTTTCGAACGTGTGTCTGTCGGCTGAGGCAGGTTAA
- a CDS encoding lipopolysaccharide biosynthesis protein: MNTHQLRWLSSKLAKRNNKWYAALEQSGLSGSNFLFSLLIIKVAGVADLGVYSFWFVVCQFMAMLTMGLATRQMVLQLSSETFVRQIHGFWATCQIVMGLQVAQAVLFAALVWMHPPTGSAIALWVALVLYSASLNFAELYRQYYYLQSRHRHSLWFSGLSLTLGVVGFLLIIVSEVNHSPEISAFWFLAVGNLLFVLFAHRALRAQGANSGVTFADTLELCRSYWRHGIPATSGMLVTWMQNQSVVPLLMFMFGPLSVGYYSVARMIVTPVNMVTTGLSKSALPQIRRAFGDGDNDALDKAITAHCRTSMNIVYYYVAVIAVAWVIGRYAGWIETGDALIPLFVATVLVMALSNYRFWVSQNFVVRLQFGILLTLGIVASILTLGVMLVGGLALKSALWVVMAPAVGEIFLIVTLRRKQKSMPINQ, translated from the coding sequence GTGAATACACATCAGCTTCGATGGCTGTCCAGTAAGCTTGCCAAGCGCAATAACAAGTGGTATGCAGCGCTCGAGCAGTCAGGTTTGAGTGGCAGTAATTTTTTGTTCTCGTTACTGATAATAAAAGTTGCAGGCGTTGCTGATCTGGGGGTCTACAGTTTCTGGTTCGTGGTCTGTCAGTTCATGGCGATGCTGACAATGGGCCTTGCTACGCGGCAGATGGTACTACAGTTGTCCAGTGAGACATTTGTCAGGCAGATCCACGGATTCTGGGCCACCTGCCAAATCGTGATGGGCTTGCAAGTGGCCCAGGCCGTGTTATTCGCTGCGCTGGTATGGATGCATCCACCGACAGGTAGTGCCATCGCGCTGTGGGTTGCCTTGGTGCTGTACAGCGCCAGTCTAAACTTTGCAGAGCTGTATCGGCAATACTACTATCTGCAATCGCGGCACAGGCATTCGTTATGGTTTTCTGGTTTGTCGCTGACACTGGGTGTCGTGGGTTTTCTGCTGATCATCGTCAGTGAAGTGAATCATTCGCCAGAAATATCGGCATTCTGGTTTTTAGCTGTCGGTAATCTGCTGTTCGTTTTGTTCGCCCATCGAGCACTGCGTGCCCAGGGAGCAAACTCTGGAGTCACGTTTGCCGACACTCTTGAGTTATGCCGAAGCTATTGGCGACATGGCATCCCTGCAACCAGTGGCATGTTGGTGACCTGGATGCAGAATCAGAGCGTTGTACCGTTGTTGATGTTCATGTTTGGTCCACTATCGGTTGGCTACTACAGTGTGGCTCGCATGATTGTCACACCAGTCAATATGGTCACCACGGGACTATCAAAGAGTGCCTTGCCACAGATTCGAAGAGCATTTGGGGACGGTGACAACGATGCGCTGGACAAGGCAATCACGGCCCACTGTCGTACCAGTATGAATATCGTCTATTACTACGTTGCAGTCATTGCTGTTGCGTGGGTGATAGGTCGATACGCTGGCTGGATTGAAACAGGGGATGCGTTGATACCCTTGTTCGTGGCTACCGTGCTGGTCATGGCTCTGTCCAACTATCGGTTCTGGGTCAGTCAGAATTTTGTGGTGCGACTGCAATTTGGAATTCTGCTCACTCTGGGTATTGTTGCCAGTATTTTGACACTTGGTGTCATGCTGGTTGGTGGGCTTGCATTGAAATCCGCGCTCTGGGTGGTAATGGCGCCAGCCGTGGGAGAGATATTCCTGATCGTGACTTTACGTCGAAAACAAAAAAGCATGCCAATCAATCAATAA
- a CDS encoding glycosyltransferase family 4 protein produces MSEADKSQATNQAGIKRVVFVQKFVPHYRLPLFENLREQFAQQGIEFVLIYGPPDAYEGSKIRMEYPEWGHRVKSLIIPLPGKFTRYLYWQGSPFKVRRGDVVIVEHASKLLDNYLLFALQQIGWISMCYFGHGKNFQSHREIGLARKLKQLMVRRVARWFAYTEISRQALLEQEVPDERIVVVNNTLTVTRKLEESEVQRHKSRFVYIGGLYDDKRLDLIFQSMQNLQAEHPELELVVAGTGPDQAMVESFASKHDWCNYVGSVFGEDRDRLLLSASAMVVPGAVGLVAIDSFHYAIPIITTRCDNHGPEVAYLENGDNALILDSKGDVESYTSLLRQFLESAELSEQLREGCRRSANRYTIQDTASKIVDGVLGL; encoded by the coding sequence ATGAGTGAAGCTGACAAATCACAGGCGACTAATCAGGCTGGGATAAAGCGTGTGGTTTTCGTTCAGAAATTCGTGCCTCACTACCGTTTGCCTCTGTTCGAAAACCTGCGTGAACAGTTTGCGCAGCAGGGAATTGAGTTCGTCCTTATCTATGGGCCACCAGACGCCTATGAAGGCTCAAAGATTCGTATGGAATATCCCGAGTGGGGGCATCGTGTGAAAAGCCTGATCATTCCCTTGCCTGGTAAATTCACGCGCTACCTGTACTGGCAGGGTTCGCCTTTCAAGGTGCGGCGCGGTGATGTGGTGATCGTGGAGCATGCCTCCAAATTGCTCGATAATTATCTGCTTTTCGCACTTCAGCAGATCGGATGGATATCGATGTGTTATTTCGGTCATGGCAAGAATTTTCAAAGCCACCGAGAGATAGGCCTGGCACGTAAGCTCAAGCAGTTGATGGTCCGTCGAGTGGCTCGGTGGTTCGCCTATACGGAAATCTCCCGACAGGCCTTGCTGGAGCAAGAAGTACCTGATGAGCGAATAGTCGTTGTCAACAATACGCTGACCGTAACCAGGAAGCTGGAGGAGTCAGAAGTACAACGGCACAAGTCTCGTTTTGTCTACATCGGTGGGCTGTACGACGATAAGCGTTTGGATCTGATCTTTCAGTCGATGCAGAACCTGCAGGCTGAACACCCTGAGCTTGAGTTGGTTGTGGCAGGTACGGGCCCCGATCAAGCCATGGTTGAATCGTTTGCCAGTAAACACGATTGGTGTAACTACGTAGGTTCGGTGTTCGGTGAAGATCGCGACCGATTGCTGTTGAGTGCCAGTGCCATGGTTGTGCCCGGTGCAGTAGGCCTGGTGGCGATCGATTCGTTTCATTATGCCATTCCGATAATCACCACGCGTTGTGACAATCATGGCCCCGAAGTGGCCTATCTTGAAAATGGCGACAACGCGCTGATACTGGATAGCAAAGGAGATGTTGAGAGCTACACGTCACTGCTCAGGCAATTTCTGGAGTCTGCTGAGCTATCAGAGCAACTCAGAGAAGGGTGTCGACGTTCAGCAAACCGATACACCATTCAGGATACGGCGTCAAAAATTGTCGATGGAGTTCTTGGTCTGTGA
- the pssE gene encoding PssE/Cps14G family polysaccharide biosynthesis glycosyltransferase: MNIFVTVGTTSFDPLVEAVDKGPYAKNALIQIADGLYEPAVARWFRFEPGIQAHIDKADVVVCHGGGGSIFSLLEAGIVPLVVPNTLRRDKHQLEIARWLQRNSFAVVAMYPEQVNEVLESYEEAKQSCVAFTERRFFYQEPLNRMVRAHMGLDDLSSKDQKNSGGNNE, translated from the coding sequence ATGAACATTTTTGTTACCGTTGGCACAACATCGTTCGACCCATTGGTTGAAGCCGTGGATAAGGGACCATACGCCAAAAATGCCTTGATCCAGATCGCTGACGGCCTGTATGAGCCCGCAGTGGCACGCTGGTTCAGATTCGAACCAGGTATCCAGGCGCATATCGACAAGGCCGATGTGGTTGTCTGTCATGGGGGAGGTGGGTCGATTTTTTCCCTGCTTGAAGCCGGCATTGTCCCATTGGTTGTGCCGAATACCCTCCGGCGTGACAAACATCAGCTCGAGATTGCCCGGTGGCTGCAACGCAATTCTTTTGCAGTCGTAGCGATGTATCCGGAACAGGTCAATGAGGTGCTGGAGAGCTACGAGGAGGCAAAACAAAGCTGTGTTGCATTTACTGAACGACGCTTTTTCTATCAGGAACCGTTGAATAGAATGGTACGTGCGCATATGGGCCTGGATGATTTGTCCAGTAAGGATCAGAAAAACAGTGGTGGAAATAATGAGTGA
- a CDS encoding glycosyltransferase family 2 protein, with product MNTPEKQPGLTVGVITHDRSTLFGNLLVHLKIAMNHFQAADLESGQCTLLVVNNSGLQSRPIVQQIVDDSSINDVCEVVIVDSPENNISIGRNLILENTQTRWLVFVDDDEFPKPEWISALYAQQQVSGSAVVAGPIEPVYPQGTSAWVALLDLHNKGSLKTGDKVRHVATGNCLLDLQQIGSQRFDPEFGLSGGSDSLFFDQLAERGLHVVWREDAIVHETIPASRTSSRYMIFRCMTQGQNFKRVVLREAELSQRLVFNLKALVQAPVGLVLGVLALPVSGGMAAYWLKKGFTNLGKLIRPSKRLYG from the coding sequence ATGAACACTCCTGAGAAACAGCCAGGGCTTACCGTGGGCGTGATTACACACGACCGTTCCACGCTGTTTGGCAATCTGCTAGTGCACTTGAAAATCGCGATGAATCATTTTCAGGCGGCGGATCTTGAAAGTGGGCAATGCACATTACTGGTCGTCAACAACTCGGGGTTGCAGTCTCGTCCGATAGTGCAACAGATTGTGGATGATTCGTCAATAAATGATGTGTGTGAGGTCGTAATAGTCGACTCGCCAGAAAACAACATATCAATCGGGCGCAACCTGATTCTGGAAAACACGCAGACGCGATGGCTTGTCTTTGTCGATGACGATGAGTTTCCGAAGCCTGAATGGATCAGCGCACTGTATGCCCAGCAGCAGGTGTCTGGCAGTGCCGTGGTCGCAGGTCCCATTGAGCCGGTTTACCCGCAGGGCACTTCTGCCTGGGTCGCTTTGCTGGACCTTCACAACAAAGGAAGCTTGAAGACAGGTGATAAGGTGCGCCATGTTGCCACTGGCAATTGCTTGCTCGATCTGCAACAAATCGGTTCACAGCGCTTTGATCCAGAGTTTGGTTTGTCGGGCGGCAGCGATAGTCTCTTTTTTGATCAATTGGCAGAGCGTGGTTTGCACGTCGTCTGGCGTGAGGATGCCATCGTGCACGAGACCATACCCGCGTCGAGAACCAGCTCCCGATACATGATCTTTCGTTGTATGACCCAAGGCCAGAATTTCAAACGGGTCGTGCTGCGCGAGGCAGAATTATCCCAGCGACTGGTATTCAATCTAAAGGCTCTGGTGCAAGCGCCAGTGGGTCTGGTATTGGGGGTGCTGGCTCTACCCGTGAGTGGCGGTATGGCTGCTTACTGGCTCAAGAAAGGGTTTACCAATCTAGGTAAGCTGATACGTCCATCCAAGAGGTTGTACGGATAA